A window from Saccharomyces cerevisiae S288C chromosome XIII, complete sequence encodes these proteins:
- the MIH1 gene encoding putative tyrosine protein phosphatase MIH1 (Protein tyrosine phosphatase; involved in cell cycle control and retrograde protein transport; regulates the phosphorylation state of Cdc28p; modulates phosphorylation of retromer component Vps26p; homolog of S. pombe cdc25): MNNIFHGTEDECANEDVLSFQKISLKSPFGKKKNIFRNVQTFFKSKSKHSNVDDDLINKENLAFDKSPLLTNHRSKEIDGPSPNIKQLGHRDELDENENENDDIVLSMHFASQTLQSPTRNSSRRSLTNNRDNDLLSRIKYPGSPQRSSSFSRSRSLSRKPSMNSSSNSSRRVQRQDGKIPRSSRKSSQKFSNITQNTLNFTSASSSPLAPNSVGVKCFESCLAKTQIPYYYDDRNSNDFFPRISPETLKNILQNNMCESFYNSCRIIDCRFEYEYTGGHIINSVNIHSRDELEYEFIHKVLHSDTSNNNTLPTLLIIHCEFSSHRGPSLASHLRNCDRIINQDHYPKLFYPDILILDGGYKAVFDNFPELCYPRQYVGMNSQENLLNCEQEMDKFRRESKRFATKNNSFRKLASPSNPNFFYRDSHQSSTTMASSALSFRFEPPPKLSLNHRRVSSGSSLNSSESTGDENFFPILSKSSMSSNSNLSTSHMLLMDGLDTPSYFSFEDERGNHQQVSGDEEQDGDFTFVGSDREDLPRPARRSLFPSLETEDKK; this comes from the coding sequence ATGAACAATATATTTCATGGAACTGAAGATGAATGTGCCAATGAAGACGTTCTTagtttccaaaaaatttccttgAAAAGTCCCTTTggtaagaagaagaacataTTTAGAAATGTTCAGACCTTCTTTAAGTCAAAAAGCAAACATTCGAATGTCGACGATGATTTAATCAATAAAGAGAATCTTGCCTTTGATAAATCTCCATTGTTAACAAATCACAGGAGTAAGGAAATTGATGGTCCTTCACCGAATATAAAGCAGCTTGGCCATCGCGATGAGttagatgaaaatgaaaatgaaaatgatgatataGTCTTAAGCATGCATTTTGCTTCTCAAACCTTACAAAGTCCAACAAGAAACTCATCAAGAAGATCTTTGACCAATAATAGGGATAATGATCTTTTAAGTAGAATCAAGTATCCTGGCAGTCCCCAGAGGTCGAGCTCTTTTTCAAGGTCAAGGTCCTTGTCGAGAAAGCCAAGCATGAATAGCAGTAGCAATTCAAGCAGGAGGGTGCAACGGCAAGATGGGAAAATTCCGAGGTCATCGAGAAAAAGTTCACAGAAATTTTCTAACATTACTCAGAATACTTTGAACTTCACGTCTGCGTCATCCAGTCCACTAGCTCCTAATTCGGTAGGGGTGAAATGTTTTGAATCATGCCTAGCCAAAACACAGATACCATATTATTATGACGATCGTAACTCAAATGACTTTTTCCCTCGAATTTCTCCAGAaacgttgaaaaatattctgcAGAATAATATGTGCGAGTCATTTTATAATTCATGTCGTATTATAGATTGTCGGTTTGAATACGAATATACTGGCGGCCACATAATAAACTCCGTTAACATACACTCGAGAGATGAGTTAGAGTACGAATTTATCCATAAAGTTTTGCATAGCGATACtagcaacaacaacactCTACCAACTCTTTTAATTATCCATTGCGAATTTAGTTCCCACCGGGGACCTTCATTGGCCTCTCATTTGAGAAATTGTGATCGTATAATAAATCAGGATCATTATCCCAAATTATTCTATCCCGACATATTGATATTGGATGGCGGATACAAAGCTGTTTTTGACAATTTTCCTGAACTATGTTATCCACGTCAGTACGTGGGAATGAACTCACAAGAAAATTTGCTGAATTGTGAACAAGAAATGGATAAGTTTAGGAGAGAATCTAAAAGATTTGCTACtaaaaataattcttttagAAAACTAGCTTCCCCTTCAAATCCTAACTTCTTTTATAGAGATAGCCATCAATCTTCAACAACAATGGCATCTTCTGCACTATCGTTCAGGTTTGAGCCGCCTCCGAAGCTGTCATTAAACCACAGAAGAGTCTCTAGTGGTTCATCATTAAATTCAAGTGAGAGTACAGGCGACGAAAATTTCTTCCCCATCTTAAGTAAGTCGTCTATGAGTAGTAACAGTAACCTAAGCACTTCACATATGCTACTAATGGACGGACTGGATACCCCATCATATTTTAGTTTCGAAGATGAGAGAGGCAATCATCAGCAAGTAAGTGGAGATGAAGAGCAAGACGGAGATTTTACTTTCGTTGGTTCCGACCGAGAAGATTTACCCAGGCCCGCAAGAAGATCGTTATTCCCTTCTCTAGAGActgaagataaaaaatga
- the MSN2 gene encoding stress-responsive transcriptional activator MSN2 (Stress-responsive transcriptional activator; activated in stochastic pulses of nuclear localization in response to various stress conditions; binds DNA at stress response elements of responsive genes; light sensing pathway component that accumulates in the nucleus in response to blue light; relative distribution to nucleus increases upon DNA replication stress), whose amino-acid sequence MTVDHDFNSEDILFPIESMSSIQYVENNNPNNINNDVIPYSLDIKNTVLDSADLNDIQNQETSLNLGLPPLSFDSPLPVTETIPSTTDNSLHLKADSNKNRDARTIENDSEIKSTNNASGSGANQYTTLTSPYPMNDILYNMNNPLQSPSPSSVPQNPTINPPINTASNETNLSPQTSNGNETLISPRAQQHTSIKDNRLSLPNGANSNLFIDTNPNNLNEKLRNQLNSDTNSYSNSISNSNSNSTGNLNSSYFNSLNIDSMLDDYVSSDLLLNDDDDDTNLSRRRFSDVITNQFPSMTNSRNSISHSLDLWNHPKINPSNRNTNLNITTNSTSSSNASPNTTTMNANADSNIAGNPKNNDATIDNELTQILNEYNMNFNDNLGTSTSGKNKSACPSSFDANAMTKINPSQQLQQQLNRVQHKQLTSSHNNSSTNMKSFNSDLYSRRQRASLPIIDDSLSYDLVNKQDEDPKNDMLPNSNLSSSQQFIKPSMILSDNASVIAKVATTGLSNDMPFLTEEGEQNANSTPNFDLSITQMNMAPLSPASSSSTSLATNHFYHHFPQQGHHTMNSKIGSSLRRRKSAVPLMGTVPLTNQQNNISSSSVNSTGNGAGVTKERRPSYRRKSMTPSRRSSVVIESTKELEEKPFHCHICPKSFKRSEHLKRHVRSVHSNERPFACHICDKKFSRSDNLSQHIKTHKKHGDI is encoded by the coding sequence ATGACGGTCGACCATGATTTCAATAGCgaagatattttattcCCCATAGAAAGCATGAGTAGTATACAATACGTGGAGAATAATAACCCAAATAATATTAACAACGATGTTATCCCGTATTCTCTAGATATCAAAAACACTGTCTTAGATAGTGCGGATCTCAATGACattcaaaatcaagaaacTTCACTGAATTTGGGGCTTCCTCCACTATCTTTCGACTCTCCACTGCCCGTAACGGAAACGATACCATCCACTACCGATAACAGCTTGCATTTGAAAGCTGATAGCAACAAAAATCGCGATGCAagaactattgaaaatgatagTGAAATTAAGAGTACTAATAATGCTAGTGGCTCTGGGGCAAATCAATACACAACTCTTACTTCACCTTATCCTATGAACGACATTTTGTACAACATGAACAATCCGTTACAATCACCGTCACCTTCATCGGTACCTCAAAATCCGACTATAAATCCTCCCATAAATACAGCAAGTAACGAAACTAATTTATCGCCTCAAACTTCAAATGGTAATGAAACTCTTATATCTCCTCGAGCCCAACAACATACGTCCATTAAAGATAATCGTCTGTCCTTACCTAATGGTGCTAATTCGAATCTTTTCATTGACACTAACCCAAACAATTTGAACGAAAAACTAAGAAATCAATTGAACTCAGATACAAATTCATATTCTAACTCCATTTCTAATTCAAACTCCAATTCTACGGGTAATTTAAATTCCAGTTATTTTAATTCACTGAACATAGACTCCATGCTAGATGATTACGTTTCTAGTGATCTCTTATtgaatgatgatgatgatgacacTAATTTATCACGCCGAAGATTTAGCGACGTTATAACAAACCAATTTCCGTCAATGACAAATTCGAGGAATTCTATTTCTCACTCTTTGGACCTTTGGAACCATCCGAAAATTAATCCAAGCAATAGAAATACAAATCTCAATATCACTACTAATTCTACCTCAAGTTCCAATGCAAGTCCGAATACCACTACTATGAACGCAAATGCAGACTCAAATATTGCTGGCAACCCGAAAAACAATGACGCTACCATAGACAATGAGTTGACACAGATTCTTAACGAATATAATATGAACTTCAACGATAATTTGGGCACATCCACTTCTGGCAAGAACAAATCTGCTTGCCCAAGTTCTTTTGATGCCAATGCTATGACAAAGATAAATCCAAGTCAGCAATTACAGCAACAGCTAAACCGAGTTCAACACAAGCAGCTCACCTCGTCACATAATAACAGTAGCACTAACATGAAATCCTTCAACAGCGATCTTTATTCAAGAAGGCAAAGAGCTTCTTTACCCATAATCGATGATTCACTAAGCTACGACCTGGTTAATAAGCAGGATGAAGACCCCAAGAACGATATGCTGCCGAATTCAAATTTGAGTTCATCTCAACAATTTATCAAACCGTCTATGATTCTTTCAGACAATGCGTCCGTTATTGCGAAAGTGGCGACTACAGGCTTGAGTAATGATATGCCATTTTTGACAGAGGAAGGTGAACAAAATGCTAATTCTACTCCAAATTTCGATCTTTCCATCACTCAAATGAATATGGCTCCATTATCGCCTGCATCATCATCCTCCACGtctcttgcaacaaatcaTTTCTATCACCATTTCCCACAGCAGGGTCACCATACCATGAACTCTAAAATCGGTTCTTCCCTTCGGAGGCGGAAGTCTGCTGTGCCTTTGATGGGTACGGTGCCGCTTACaaatcaacaaaataatataaGCAGTAGTAGTGTCAACTCAACTGGCAATGGTGCTGGGGTTACGAAGGAAAGAAGGCCAAGTTACAGGAGAAAATCAATGACACCGTCCAGAAGATCAAGTGTCGTAATAGAATCAACAAAGGAACTCGAGGAGAAACCGTTCCACTGTCACATTTGTCCCAAGAGCTTTAAGCGCAGCGAACATTTGAAAAGGCATGTGAGATCTGTTCACTCTAACGAACGACCATTTGCTTGTCACATATGCGATAAGAAATTTAGTAGAAGCGATAATTTGTCGCAACACATCAAGACTCATAAAAAACATGGAGACATTTAA
- the CCS1 gene encoding copper chaperone CCS1 (Copper chaperone for superoxide dismutase Sod1p; involved in oxidative stress protection; Met-X-Cys-X2-Cys motif within N-terminus is involved in insertion of copper into Sod1p under conditions of copper deprivation; required for regulation of yeast copper genes in response to DNA-damaging agents; protein abundance increases in response to DNA replication stress; human homolog CCS can complement yeast ccs1 null mutant) → MTTNDTYEATYAIPMHCENCVNDIKACLKNVPGINSLNFDIEQQIMSVESSVAPSTIINTLRNCGKDAIIRGAGKPNSSAVAILETFQKYTIDQKKDTAVRGLARIVQVGENKTLFDITVNGVPEAGNYHASIHEKGDVSKGVESTGKVWHKFDEPIECFNESDLGKNLYSGKTFLSAPLPTWQLIGRSFVISKSLNHPENEPSSVKDYSFLGVIARSAGVWENNKQVCACTGKTVWEERKDALANNIK, encoded by the coding sequence ATGACCACGAACGATACATACGAGGCTACTTATGCCATTCCCATGCACTGTGAAAATTGCGTGAATGATATAAAGGCATGCCTAAAAAATGTCCCAGGAATCAATTCATTGAATTTCGATATAGAGCAACAAATAATGAGCGTGGAAAGCTCAGTAGCCCCTTCAACCATCATCAACACCTTGCGAAACTGTGGTAAAGACGCCATCATAAGAGGCGCCGGGAAGCCGAATTCTTCCGCGGTCGCTATCTTAGAGacctttcaaaaatatacTATAGACCAGAAAAAGGACACCGCCGTGAGGGGCCTAGCAAGAATCGTTCAGGTTGGAGAGAATAAGACTCTTTTTGACATCACTGTAAATGGCGTCCCAGAGGCGGGAAATTACCACGCCAGCATTCACGAGAAAGGCGACGTCTCCAAGGGCGTGGAATCTACTGGTAAAGTTTGGCACAAGTTCGACGAACCCATTGAATGCTTCAACGAGAGTGATTTGGGCAAGAACTTGTACAGTGGGAAGACCTTTCTGAGCGCTCCCTTGCCAACATGGCAACTTATCGGCCGCAGCTTTGTCATTTCCAAGTCTCTGAACCACCCAGAAAACGAGCCTTCCTCCGTTAAGGACTACTCATTTCTGGGAGTCATTGCGAGAAGCGCTGGTGTGTgggaaaataataaacaaGTGTGTGCGTGTACCGGAAAGACTGTTTGGGAAGAGAGAAAAGATGCCTTGGCCAACAACATCAAATAG
- the SUB1 gene encoding chromatin-binding transcription coactivator SUB1 (Transcriptional regulator; facilitates elongation through factors that modify RNAP II; role in peroxide resistance involving Rad2p; role in nonhomologous end-joining (NHEJ) of ds breaks in plasmid DNA, but not chromosomal DNA; role in the hyperosmotic stress response through polymerase recruitment at RNAP II and RNAP III genes; negatively regulates sporulation; protein abundance increases in response to DNA replication stress; functionally complemented by human SUB1 (PC4)), translating to MSYYNRYRNKRRSDNGGGNLSNSNNNNGGMPSGLSASDAIFDLGKNKRVTVRQFRNINLIDIREYYLDSSTGEMKPGKKGISLTEDLYDELLKHRLNIDEALRRLGSKRPKTKMVRLLSDDEYEDDNNNDSTNNDKDKNGKDKNSPKKRREDKSKASNESHDLEPRSKKKKPAPPTLLPHEENIQNAEREANATLIIPGQAGRKQQEERKQKEKEEAEEAKAKAVAEQEKEAKAKEKIAEPEPEPVPTLQAKKEDIVSNINESKDANSSDEEFAQSLEAEMNKAEDDISEEE from the coding sequence ATGTCATATTACAACAGGTATAggaacaaaagaagaagcgATAATGGTGGAGGAAACTTAAGTAACagtaacaataacaatggTGGTATGCCATCTGGACTATCCGCATCAGATGCAATTTTTGATCTGGGTAAAAATAAGAGGGTCACGGTAAGACAATTTAGAAACATAAATTTAATTGATATCCGTGAGTACTATCTGGACTCATCTACAGGCGAAATGAAACCTGGGAAGAAAGGTATTTCGTTGACAGAAGATCTATACGACGAATTGCTTAAGCACAGATtgaatattgatgaagcCTTGAGAAGGCTAGGATCCAAGAGACCAAAAACCAAAATGGTTAGACTATTGTCCGACGACGAATATGAAGAtgataacaataatgacaGTACTAATAACGACAAGGATAAAAACGGGAAGGACAAGAACAGCCCAAAGAAGAGGAGAGAAGATAAGTCCAAAGCATCTAATGAGAGTCATGACTTGGAGCCACgttcaaagaagaagaaacctGCTCCACCTACTCTACTTCCACACGAGGAAAACATTCAAAACGCTGAAAGAGAAGCCAATGCTACTTTGATCATCCCAGGCCAGGCAGGTAGGAAACAACAAGAGGAACGCAagcaaaaggaaaaagaagaggcAGAGGAGGCAAAGGCAAAAGCAGTTGCAGAACAAGAGAAAGAGGCAAaggcaaaagaaaagatagCTGAACCTGAACCTGAACCTGTACCCACACTTCAAgctaaaaaagaagatattgTCTCCAACATAAACGAGTCAAAAGATGCAAATTCTAGTGACGAAGAATTTGCTCAAAGcttggaagctgaaatgaACAAGGCTGAAGACGACATaagtgaagaagaataa
- the YET2 gene encoding Yet2p (hypothetical protein that may interact with ribosomes; based on co-purification experiments; homolog of human BAP31 protein; YET2 has a paralog, YET1, that arose from the whole genome duplication), protein MGVYLAVLFSLLVIEMAILFILVLPLPQRMRRWLYIRYSIISTNKKFRTYMVGIMIFVGLLFIDSWKRSQIRVSTYRNQKNPYIINSVTPVDALASRAYNQRNVYISGFIIYFYICILTVMSILRRIVEWNDKMKAGDDILKEKLRRKQKYLEELQKKKF, encoded by the coding sequence ATGGGTGTTTATTTGGCAGTACTCTTTTCGTTACTGGTCATCGAAATGGCCATTCTGTTTATTTTGGTACTTCCGCTTCCACAGCGTATGAGAAGGTGGCTGTATATACGCTACAGTATCATAAGTACTAATAAGAAATTCAGAACTTATATGGTTGGAATCATGATCTTCGTTGGTCTTTTGTTCATCGATTCATGGAAAAGGTCACAGATCAGAGTGTCTACGTACCGCAACCAGAAAAATCCCTATATAATAAATAGTGTAACCCCAGTGGATGCACTGGCTTCAAGGGCATATAACCAAAGGAATGTTTACATTTCAGGCTTCATCATCTacttttatatatgtatactCACCGTGATGAGTATATTGCGAAGAATAGTGGAATGGAATGACAAAATGAAGGCTGGAGATGACATTCTGAAGGAAAAGTTAAGACGAAAGCAAAAATATTTAGAGGAAttgcagaagaagaaattttaa